A section of the Malus sylvestris chromosome 17, drMalSylv7.2, whole genome shotgun sequence genome encodes:
- the LOC126611077 gene encoding uncharacterized protein LOC126611077, with product MGPEKQNQVRGFGLGVGWANAPEIITERRGISREVKYLREAYEAQKQATAASEEKMTRMMHEANEKAEKMKKEQEESIQRLRAEQEENLRLAKVQMAEQFKAMLAHVGINIGSFGVGALQSTSTQQQGCGSSQAQISTLFECGNDKNVQCGPPFCSAMMHEDCQSENTG from the coding sequence ATGGGGCCGGAGAAGCAGAATCAAGTGCGGGGCTTTGGCCTTGGAGTTGGTTGGGCAAATGCACCAGAAATTATTACTGAGCGGCGAGGTATTTCTAGGGAAGTGAAGTATCTTCGGGAAGCTTATGAAGCTCAGAAACAAGCCACTGCTGCTTCGGAAGAAAAAATGACTCGTATGATGCATGAGGCAAATGAGAAAGcggaaaagatgaaaaaagagCAAGAAGAAAGCATACAAAGGCTTAGGGCCGAACAAGAGGAGAATTTGAGGTTAGCAAAGGTGCAAATGGCTGAGCAATTCAAAGCCATGTTGGCACATGTGGGCATCAACATTGGTTCATTTGGAGTGGGTGCTCTACAAAGTACTTCAACTCAGCAGCAAGGGTGTGGAAGCTCTCAAGCTCAGATTTCAACGCTTTTCGAATGTGGAAATGACAAGAATGTGCAGTGTGGACCTCCATTTTGTAGTGCTATGATGCATGAGGACTGCCAAAGTGAGAATACTGGTTAG